One genomic segment of Brachionichthys hirsutus isolate HB-005 chromosome 13, CSIRO-AGI_Bhir_v1, whole genome shotgun sequence includes these proteins:
- the scamp3 gene encoding secretory carrier-associated membrane protein 3: protein MDDHNPFQDPAVTQHNSNAGYATLDLYNPFDNTTGPPPPYEATPPPLPATTPPSRTTPTEPRNYGSYNSQTTVAATTAELLKKQEELEKKAKELERRERELDSHSLGARASRQNNWPPLPAFCPVGPCFYQDIGLEVSQRFQRTVTVLYYFWMCGTCLLLFNLVSSMALFFVDPSHSGVGLGLAILWAILFAPCSFVCWYRPVYKAFRSDSSFNFFVFFFVFLAQVLVYVIMAIGIPGWGFSGWVVSLAALNTSAPVGAMMMANAILFTAQATMGVIMLKKVHGLYRQTDASFQKAQAEFATGVMSNDAVRQAAASAAAGAAQGAFAAPR, encoded by the exons atGGACGACCACAACCCATTCCAG GACCCCGCGGTGACTCAGCACAACAGCAACGCGGGCTACGCCACGCTGGACCTGTACAACCCGTTTGATAACACGACAGGG CCTCCGCCTCCgtatgaagccacgcctcctccttTACCTGCAACAACACCGCCCAGCAGGACGACGCCCACTGAACCGCGCAACTATGGATCCTACAACTCCCAG ACCACGGTCGCCGCGACGACGGCGGAGCTCCTgaagaagcaggaggagctggagaagaaggccaaggagctggagaggagggagagggagctggACTCGCACAGCCTGGGGGCGAGAGCCT CTCGCCAGAACAACTGGCCCCCGCTGCCGGCCTTCTGCCCCGTGGGGCCCTGCTTCTACCAGGACATCGGCCTGGAGGTCAGCCAGCGCTTCCAGCGCACCGTCACCGTCTTGTACTACTTCTGGATGT GTGGGACCTGCTTGCTGCTCTTCAACCTGGTCTCCTCCATGGCCCTGTTCTTCGTGGACCCCTCCCACAGCGGCGTCGGCCTCGGCCTCGCCATCCTCTGGGCCATCCTCTTCGCTCCGTGCTCCTTCGTCTGTTGGTACCGACCCGTCTACAAAGCCTTCAG gAGTGACAGCTCCTTCAacttctttgtcttcttcttcgtttTCCTCGCCCAAGTGCTCGTCTACGTCATCATGGCCATCGGTATCCCCGGGTGGGGCTTCAG CGGGTGGGTCGTGAGCCTGGCTGCTTTAAATACGAGCGCGCCCGTCGGCGCCATGATGATGGCCAACGCCATTCTGTTTACCGCCCAAGCCACCATGGGGGTCATCATGCTGAAGAAG gtgCACGGCCTCTACAGGCAGACGGACGCCAGCTTCCAGAAGGCCCAGGCCGAGTTCGCCACGGGAGTGATGTCCAACGACGCCGTGCGCCAGGCGGCCGccagcgccgccgccggcgccgcccagGGCGCCTTCGCCGCGCCTCGGTAG
- the rnf115b gene encoding E3 ubiquitin-protein ligase RNF115 isoform X4, whose amino-acid sequence MAEAAEAQQRFFCRRCESEIYPELPDFVCPGCDSPFIEAVSEDSSPRQDGTSAFGEELLFMEPSSESDGGDVGEGPADWRSPPASPDAAMEGIVQQFLAGMFASDGSLAPAPAALVLRLHGNPGDYVWGRGGLDAAVAENAGPPPAEKRMISSLPVVCVSQEQTECKLECPVCREEYSLGESVRKLPCLHYFHGGCIVPWLELHDTCPVCRKSLDGPPPGSEPPEERPVGTEQPESRAS is encoded by the exons ATGGCGGAGGCCGCGGAGGCGCAACAACGTTTTTTCTGTCGCCGCTGTGAAAGCGAAATTTACCCCGAACTCCCG GATTTCGTGTGTCCCGGATGTGACTCCCCCTTCATCGAGGCGGTGTCCGAAGACTCCAG TCCTCGGCAGGACGGAACGAGCGCTTTCGGAGAAGAG CTGCTGTTCATGGAGCCCTCCTCGGAGTCCGACGGCGGGGACGTCGGGGAGGGACCCGCGGATTGGAGGAGTCCTCCTGCGTCGCCGGACGCCGCGATGGAAGG GATCGTGCAGCAGTTCCTGGCGGGCATGTTCGCCAGCGACGGAAGCCTCGCCCCCGCGCCTGCTGCGCT CGTGCTgcgtctccatggaaacccCGGAGACTACGTGTGGGGACGGGGCGGCCTGGACGCTGCCGTCGCCGAG AACGCCGGCCCGCCTCCTGCCGAGAAGAGGATGATCTCGTCTCTGCCGGTGGTTTGCGTGTCTCAAGAACAAACAG AATGCAAACTGGAGTGTCCCGTTTGCAGGGAGGAGTACTCCCTCGGGGAGTCGGTCAGGAAGCTGCCTTGCCTCCACTACTTCCACGGTGGATGCATCGTGCCTTGGCTGGAGCTG catgacacCTGTCCCGTGTGCCGAAAAAGCCTCGACGGCCCCCCTCCTGGGTCGGAGCCCCCGGAGGAGCGGCCTGTCGGGACAGAGCAGCCGGAGAGCCGGGCGAGCTGA
- the rnf115b gene encoding E3 ubiquitin-protein ligase RNF115 isoform X3, with product MAEAAEAQQRFFCRRCESEIYPELPDFVCPGCDSPFIEAVSEDSSPRQDGTSAFGEELLFMEPSSESDGGDVGEGPADWRSPPASPDAAMEGHAAADFALAPLRIVQQFLAGMFASDGSLAPAPAALVLRLHGNPGDYVWGRGGLDAAVAEVTAHLENAGPPPAEKRMISSLPVVCVSQEQTECKLECPVCREEYSLGESVRKLPCLHYFHGGCIVPWLELHDTCPVCRKSLDGPPPGSEPPEERPVGTEQPESRAS from the exons ATGGCGGAGGCCGCGGAGGCGCAACAACGTTTTTTCTGTCGCCGCTGTGAAAGCGAAATTTACCCCGAACTCCCG GATTTCGTGTGTCCCGGATGTGACTCCCCCTTCATCGAGGCGGTGTCCGAAGACTCCAG TCCTCGGCAGGACGGAACGAGCGCTTTCGGAGAAGAG CTGCTGTTCATGGAGCCCTCCTCGGAGTCCGACGGCGGGGACGTCGGGGAGGGACCCGCGGATTGGAGGAGTCCTCCTGCGTCGCCGGACGCCGCGATGGAAGG ccACGCTGCAGCGGACTTTGCTCTTGCCCCTTTAAGGATCGTGCAGCAGTTCCTGGCGGGCATGTTCGCCAGCGACGGAAGCCTCGCCCCCGCGCCTGCTGCGCT CGTGCTgcgtctccatggaaacccCGGAGACTACGTGTGGGGACGGGGCGGCCTGGACGCTGCCGTCGCCGAGGTCA ccgctcaccTGGAGAACGCCGGCCCGCCTCCTGCCGAGAAGAGGATGATCTCGTCTCTGCCGGTGGTTTGCGTGTCTCAAGAACAAACAG AATGCAAACTGGAGTGTCCCGTTTGCAGGGAGGAGTACTCCCTCGGGGAGTCGGTCAGGAAGCTGCCTTGCCTCCACTACTTCCACGGTGGATGCATCGTGCCTTGGCTGGAGCTG catgacacCTGTCCCGTGTGCCGAAAAAGCCTCGACGGCCCCCCTCCTGGGTCGGAGCCCCCGGAGGAGCGGCCTGTCGGGACAGAGCAGCCGGAGAGCCGGGCGAGCTGA
- the crabp2b gene encoding cellular retinoic acid-binding protein 2b: MEKKVTDFSGKWTMKSSEKFEELLKALGVNIVTRKIAAAAASSPAVEITQQGESLSIKTSTSIRTTLVSFTVGQSFNEATVDGRPCTSFPKWETDSRISCEQTLQKGGGPKTSWTRELTNDGRMMLTMTAGDVVCTRIYERQ; the protein is encoded by the exons ATGGAGAAGAAGGTGACAGATTTCTCAGGAAAATGGACCATGAAGTCTTCCGAGAAGTTCGAGGAGCTTCTGAAAGCCCTGG GTGTGAACATCGTCACGAGGAAGATTGCAGCGGCGGCGGCCTCCAGCCCGGCGGTGGAAATCACCCAGCAGGGAGAGAGTCTGTCCATCAAGACGTCCACCAGCATCCGCACCACCCTGGTCTCCTTCACCGTGGGACAGTCCTTCAACGAGGCCACGGTGGACGGACGTCCCTGCACG AGCTTTCCTAAGTGGGAAACCGACAGCAGGATCAGCTGCGAGCAGACGTTGCAGAAAGGCGGCGGGCCGAAGACGTCGTGGACCCGAGAGCTGACGAACGATGGGAGGATGATGCTG ACGATGACCGCCGGGGACGTCGTCTGCACCAGGATATACGAGCGGCAATGA
- the rnf115b gene encoding E3 ubiquitin-protein ligase RNF115 isoform X1: protein MAEAAEAQQRFFCRRCESEIYPELPDFVCPGCDSPFIEAVSEDSSPRQDGTSAFGEELLFMEPSSESDGGDVGEGPADWRSPPASPDAAMEGHAAADFALAPLRIVQQFLAGMFASDGSLAPAPAALVLRLHGNPGDYVWGRGGLDAAVAENANWSVPFAGRSTPSGSRSGSCLASTTSTVDASCLGWSCMTPVPCAEKASTAPLLGRSPRRSGLSGQSSRRAGRAETRDEKLYLHLCFQEKTLPPPPCEGPSCFAVSSILSCTLHFADYVEVSFSPHRPKRGGGVT, encoded by the exons ATGGCGGAGGCCGCGGAGGCGCAACAACGTTTTTTCTGTCGCCGCTGTGAAAGCGAAATTTACCCCGAACTCCCG GATTTCGTGTGTCCCGGATGTGACTCCCCCTTCATCGAGGCGGTGTCCGAAGACTCCAG TCCTCGGCAGGACGGAACGAGCGCTTTCGGAGAAGAG CTGCTGTTCATGGAGCCCTCCTCGGAGTCCGACGGCGGGGACGTCGGGGAGGGACCCGCGGATTGGAGGAGTCCTCCTGCGTCGCCGGACGCCGCGATGGAAGG ccACGCTGCAGCGGACTTTGCTCTTGCCCCTTTAAGGATCGTGCAGCAGTTCCTGGCGGGCATGTTCGCCAGCGACGGAAGCCTCGCCCCCGCGCCTGCTGCGCT CGTGCTgcgtctccatggaaacccCGGAGACTACGTGTGGGGACGGGGCGGCCTGGACGCTGCCGTCGCCGAG AATGCAAACTGGAGTGTCCCGTTTGCAGGGAGGAGTACTCCCTCGGGGAGTCGGTCAGGAAGCTGCCTTGCCTCCACTACTTCCACGGTGGATGCATCGTGCCTTGGCTGGAGCTG catgacacCTGTCCCGTGTGCCGAAAAAGCCTCGACGGCCCCCCTCCTGGGTCGGAGCCCCCGGAGGAGCGGCCTGTCGGGACAGAGCAGCCGGAGAGCCGGGCGAGCTGAGACACGGGATGAGAAACTCTACCTCCATCTCTGTTTTCAAGAGAAaactctacccccccccccctgcgaaGGACCTTCATGTTTTGCAGTCTCTTCCATTTTAAGCTGCACCTTGCATTTTGCTGACTATGTGGAAGTGTCCTTCTCACCTCACCGCcctaagaggggggggggggtcacctga
- the rnf115b gene encoding E3 ubiquitin-protein ligase RNF115 isoform X2 → MAEAAEAQQRFFCRRCESEIYPELPDFVCPGCDSPFIEAVSEDSSPRQDGTSAFGEELLFMEPSSESDGGDVGEGPADWRSPPASPDAAMEGHAAADFALAPLRIVQQFLAGMFASDGSLAPAPAALVLRLHGNPGDYVWGRGGLDAAVAENAGPPPAEKRMISSLPVVCVSQEQTECKLECPVCREEYSLGESVRKLPCLHYFHGGCIVPWLELHDTCPVCRKSLDGPPPGSEPPEERPVGTEQPESRAS, encoded by the exons ATGGCGGAGGCCGCGGAGGCGCAACAACGTTTTTTCTGTCGCCGCTGTGAAAGCGAAATTTACCCCGAACTCCCG GATTTCGTGTGTCCCGGATGTGACTCCCCCTTCATCGAGGCGGTGTCCGAAGACTCCAG TCCTCGGCAGGACGGAACGAGCGCTTTCGGAGAAGAG CTGCTGTTCATGGAGCCCTCCTCGGAGTCCGACGGCGGGGACGTCGGGGAGGGACCCGCGGATTGGAGGAGTCCTCCTGCGTCGCCGGACGCCGCGATGGAAGG ccACGCTGCAGCGGACTTTGCTCTTGCCCCTTTAAGGATCGTGCAGCAGTTCCTGGCGGGCATGTTCGCCAGCGACGGAAGCCTCGCCCCCGCGCCTGCTGCGCT CGTGCTgcgtctccatggaaacccCGGAGACTACGTGTGGGGACGGGGCGGCCTGGACGCTGCCGTCGCCGAG AACGCCGGCCCGCCTCCTGCCGAGAAGAGGATGATCTCGTCTCTGCCGGTGGTTTGCGTGTCTCAAGAACAAACAG AATGCAAACTGGAGTGTCCCGTTTGCAGGGAGGAGTACTCCCTCGGGGAGTCGGTCAGGAAGCTGCCTTGCCTCCACTACTTCCACGGTGGATGCATCGTGCCTTGGCTGGAGCTG catgacacCTGTCCCGTGTGCCGAAAAAGCCTCGACGGCCCCCCTCCTGGGTCGGAGCCCCCGGAGGAGCGGCCTGTCGGGACAGAGCAGCCGGAGAGCCGGGCGAGCTGA